In Synechocystis sp. PCC 6714, the following are encoded in one genomic region:
- a CDS encoding calcium/sodium antiporter: MMTWITVPMLVAGLAILVIGAEILVKGASRIALMFGISPLIIGLTIVAYGTSAPELVVSLQAVFAGQADISIGNVVGSNIFNILLILGICATITPLVVAQQLIRLDVPILIGVSALLMFFAQDGRINRTDGSIFVLGAILYTTFLIFQSRREKNPEIAEEYAQEFGEPVSKTGQQIIKQVAYIVVGIGLLVLGSRWLVQSSVDIARTLGISELVIGLTLVSMGTSLPELATSVVASYRGERDIAVGNVVGSNIFNILAVLGFAASLSPTGVAIAPALIRFDLPVMLAVAIICLPVFITGQLISRWEGLLFLGYYFSYAIYLILNATSNQNLSLFTDIISFVVIPATVIALVLSIAPNLLKGKKTTSESDSG; this comes from the coding sequence ATGATGACTTGGATAACTGTCCCGATGTTGGTGGCGGGTCTGGCAATTTTGGTGATAGGAGCGGAAATTTTAGTTAAAGGAGCTTCCCGCATTGCCTTGATGTTCGGCATTTCCCCTTTAATTATTGGCTTAACCATAGTGGCTTATGGCACCAGTGCTCCAGAGTTAGTGGTTAGCCTGCAGGCGGTATTTGCGGGCCAAGCAGACATCTCCATCGGTAATGTAGTGGGTAGTAACATTTTCAATATTCTGCTCATCCTCGGTATCTGCGCCACCATTACCCCCCTGGTGGTGGCCCAACAACTAATCCGCTTGGATGTGCCCATCTTAATCGGTGTTTCGGCGCTACTGATGTTTTTTGCCCAAGATGGTCGGATTAATCGTACGGATGGCTCAATTTTTGTTCTGGGGGCAATTCTATACACCACTTTTCTTATCTTCCAAAGTCGGCGGGAAAAGAACCCGGAAATTGCCGAAGAATATGCCCAGGAATTTGGCGAGCCGGTGTCGAAAACAGGGCAACAAATTATCAAACAAGTTGCCTATATTGTGGTGGGCATTGGACTATTAGTGCTGGGCTCCCGCTGGTTAGTGCAAAGCTCTGTGGACATTGCCCGGACTCTAGGCATCAGTGAGTTAGTTATCGGCCTAACACTGGTTTCCATGGGCACATCCCTGCCAGAACTGGCCACTTCGGTGGTGGCGAGCTATCGGGGAGAACGGGATATTGCTGTGGGTAATGTGGTCGGCAGTAATATTTTCAACATTTTAGCGGTGCTGGGCTTTGCGGCCAGTCTTTCCCCCACCGGGGTGGCGATCGCCCCAGCCCTGATTAGATTTGATTTGCCTGTGATGTTGGCAGTGGCGATAATTTGTTTACCAGTATTTATCACTGGGCAACTAATTTCTCGCTGGGAAGGCCTTCTCTTTCTGGGCTATTACTTTTCCTATGCTATCTACTTAATTTTGAATGCCACCAGCAATCAAAATTTATCTCTGTTTACTGACATCATTTCATTTGTTGTGATCCCGGCCACGGTGATCGCCCTGGTACTGTCCATTGCTCCCAATTTACTGAAGGGCAAAAAAACGACCTCGGAATCTGATTCGGGTTGA
- a CDS encoding TerB family tellurite resistance protein yields the protein MSKTTKTKQLLKILIGAAWLDGVIQVEERQYLRRLATEYELENDPELQILLSELKSVEAPQCYAWVNEYLGDYPGDQEYSELLEALSGLLYSDGDIQTQEAQLLASLQESDPSHEPPKSSLDRFLSKVQRLYRRALQKAG from the coding sequence ATGAGTAAAACTACCAAAACTAAACAATTACTAAAAATTCTCATCGGAGCCGCCTGGTTGGATGGGGTGATCCAAGTGGAAGAGAGGCAATATTTGCGACGCTTAGCAACGGAATACGAACTTGAAAATGACCCAGAATTGCAAATTCTTTTATCGGAACTCAAATCCGTAGAAGCCCCCCAGTGTTATGCCTGGGTAAATGAGTATCTAGGAGATTATCCCGGTGACCAAGAATATTCCGAACTCTTAGAAGCCTTGAGTGGCTTGCTCTACAGTGATGGGGACATCCAAACCCAAGAGGCCCAACTATTAGCTTCCCTACAGGAATCTGATCCCAGCCATGAGCCGCCAAAATCATCCCTTGATAGATTTCTGAGCAAAGTCCAACGACTTTACCGTCGTGCCCTACAAAAAGCTGGTTAG
- a CDS encoding histidinol dehydrogenase, with translation MLRLITQSGDIIQELRRLHHRPLPFPWPMMAEVMKAMEHWGSPGQDSPPRVSGAELDAAYQRIDQEKLSVIHQTCAALERVYRPQLPTTQVSFPEDGMVQGQRFYPIRRAGFYLDSKKGDALGNLLRQGMLAKTVGVAERVLVTETISPTILVAAQEMGIEEIYLAEGLMAIAMLAWGTKNIAPVESITGVGSPQVMVAKQLLGTIVTIDQALPRTDLMVLADRNANGQWLALDLLAHAEQHPNASAVLLTDRLELGEEVIQWVNRYCREQEHSVHTEKALAHYGLVGIVDNLEACGNWVNEFEPHTLLLAMADPWAMVEKVRRAREIYIGKNSPSILGHYLSGATRLQTQDGAAATVSELALHCFLRSSYLLDYGTTPPPPWLKDLVNWQGLTAIEERLRQLNED, from the coding sequence ATGTTACGTCTCATCACCCAGTCCGGTGACATTATTCAGGAGTTGCGACGTTTACATCATCGCCCCTTACCTTTCCCATGGCCGATGATGGCGGAAGTGATGAAAGCAATGGAGCATTGGGGCAGCCCTGGGCAGGATTCCCCCCCTCGGGTTAGCGGAGCTGAGTTGGATGCGGCTTATCAGCGCATTGACCAGGAAAAGCTATCTGTGATCCACCAAACCTGTGCTGCCCTCGAACGAGTTTATCGTCCCCAGTTGCCAACAACCCAAGTAAGCTTTCCCGAGGATGGCATGGTACAGGGCCAAAGATTTTACCCAATCAGAAGGGCTGGTTTTTATCTAGACTCCAAAAAAGGTGACGCCCTGGGGAATTTACTCCGCCAAGGTATGCTGGCCAAGACAGTCGGGGTGGCAGAGCGGGTTTTAGTGACGGAAACCATTAGCCCGACCATTTTAGTGGCAGCCCAGGAAATGGGCATTGAGGAAATTTATCTGGCCGAAGGACTGATGGCGATCGCCATGTTGGCCTGGGGGACAAAAAACATCGCCCCGGTGGAGTCGATTACAGGGGTGGGGTCCCCCCAAGTCATGGTAGCCAAACAATTACTTGGTACTATAGTTACCATTGATCAAGCCCTGCCGAGGACAGATTTAATGGTATTAGCTGATAGGAATGCCAACGGGCAATGGTTAGCTCTGGATTTACTAGCCCACGCAGAACAACATCCCAATGCCAGCGCTGTGTTATTGACCGATCGCCTGGAGTTGGGAGAAGAAGTAATTCAATGGGTCAATCGCTATTGCCGGGAGCAGGAACATTCAGTGCATACGGAAAAGGCCCTAGCCCATTACGGTTTGGTGGGGATCGTTGACAACTTAGAAGCCTGCGGCAATTGGGTCAACGAGTTTGAGCCCCACACTCTACTGTTGGCCATGGCTGACCCCTGGGCCATGGTGGAAAAGGTTCGACGAGCAAGGGAAATTTACATTGGCAAAAACAGTCCGAGTATTTTAGGCCATTACCTCAGTGGAGCCACCCGTCTGCAAACCCAGGATGGCGCCGCAGCAACCGTTAGTGAATTAGCTCTCCATTGTTTTCTTCGTTCCAGTTACCTGCTGGACTATGGCACCACCCCACCACCCCCGTGGTTAAAGGATTTGGTCAATTGGCAGGGCCTAACGGCGATCGAGGAACGGCTGAGGCAACTCAATGAGGATTAA
- a CDS encoding Sll0314/Alr1548 family TPR repeat-containing protein translates to MLASLTRVTPMTVIRNRWTRILAQSILGVLTVTSSAWAGDPFRPNNPHNIGDQTEAAFEAIFRDGDYRGAEEILAVAIQTEPNEPLVYAMKASFAYDANDMEGMRNYARQTLESAQRLAPSDPLRGNLYIAVGHFLEGSYLLKKGSYLQAVGKTGTVFEHLDKASAINPNDPEVNLLRGYLDLFLSRYTPFSQSEKVIGRFEEYAAPDYLRYRALATTYRDLEKYDLAMANIDRALAITPNNPELQYLKGQFLRNQGRRTMDLSKLQQAQQYYALALQKQDQLSRALIVQLNHENNAVVDEIQKLAQNPSLKGF, encoded by the coding sequence ATGTTGGCTTCCCTCACCCGTGTTACTCCGATGACTGTAATCCGTAATCGTTGGACAAGAATCCTTGCCCAATCCATTTTAGGCGTCTTGACTGTTACTAGTAGTGCTTGGGCCGGAGACCCTTTTCGCCCCAACAATCCCCATAATATCGGCGACCAGACGGAGGCGGCCTTTGAGGCCATTTTCCGTGATGGTGATTATCGAGGGGCAGAGGAAATTTTAGCTGTGGCAATTCAAACGGAGCCCAATGAGCCCCTAGTTTATGCAATGAAGGCTTCCTTTGCTTACGATGCCAATGATATGGAGGGAATGAGAAATTATGCTAGACAAACCCTGGAGTCGGCCCAACGCTTGGCCCCTAGCGATCCCCTGCGGGGTAATTTATATATTGCTGTGGGACATTTTTTGGAAGGTAGTTATCTGCTCAAGAAAGGTAGTTATCTCCAGGCGGTGGGAAAAACGGGCACAGTTTTTGAGCACTTAGATAAAGCTTCTGCCATTAACCCGAATGATCCAGAGGTTAATCTTTTACGGGGTTATCTGGACTTGTTTCTGTCCCGCTATACTCCTTTTAGCCAGTCGGAAAAGGTGATTGGTCGCTTTGAAGAGTATGCGGCTCCGGACTATCTCCGTTACCGTGCTCTAGCTACCACCTATCGTGATTTGGAGAAGTATGACTTAGCAATGGCTAACATTGATCGGGCCTTGGCGATCACCCCTAATAACCCAGAACTGCAGTATTTAAAGGGACAATTTTTACGTAATCAAGGTCGGCGGACTATGGATTTGAGTAAGCTTCAGCAGGCACAACAATATTACGCATTGGCTCTGCAGAAACAGGATCAGTTATCCCGGGCTTTGATTGTCCAACTTAACCATGAAAATAATGCCGTGGTGGACGAAATTCAGAAGTTAGCCCAAAACCCATCTCTGAAGGGTTTTTAA